A window of the Polaribacter sp. HaHaR_3_91 genome harbors these coding sequences:
- a CDS encoding peptide chain release factor 3 has product MTFLEEIARRRTFGIISHPDAGKTTLTEKLLLFGGAIQEAGAVKNNKIKKGATSDFMEIERQRGISVATSVLAFIYQDKKINILDTPGHKDFAEDTFRTLTAVDSVIVVIDVAKGVEPQTEKLVEVCRMRKIPMLVFINKLDREGKDAFDLLDEVEQKLGLTVTPMSFPIGMGYDFKGIYNIWEKKLNLFSGDNKTSISEGVEFDDLSNPELDTIVGKKAADTLREEIELISEVYPEFNRNDYLEGNLQPVFFGSALNNFGVKELLDAFINIAPAPQPKKAEERLVDSKEKKMTGFVFKIHANMDPKHRDRLAFIKIVSGTFKRNAPYLHVRNGKKVKFSSPNAFFAEKKEIVEESFPGDIVGIHDTGNFKIGDTLTEGEELNFKGIPSFSPEHFRYVNNADPMKSKQLYKGLDQLMDEGVAQLFTLDMNGRKVIGTVGALQYEVIQYRLEHEYGAKCSYENLSVHKACWVEPEDIKNDEFKEFKRVKQRYLAKDKQGQLVFLADSEFTIQMTQSKYPTVKLHFTSEFKK; this is encoded by the coding sequence ATGACATTTTTAGAAGAGATAGCACGTAGAAGAACTTTTGGTATTATATCGCACCCGGATGCTGGTAAAACAACTTTAACAGAAAAATTGTTACTATTTGGTGGTGCAATTCAAGAAGCAGGTGCTGTAAAAAATAATAAGATAAAAAAGGGAGCAACTTCCGATTTTATGGAGATTGAACGTCAGCGTGGTATTTCTGTTGCTACTTCTGTTTTAGCTTTCATTTATCAAGATAAAAAAATAAACATTTTAGATACGCCTGGTCACAAAGATTTTGCTGAGGATACTTTTAGAACTTTAACTGCTGTAGATAGTGTTATTGTGGTAATTGATGTTGCAAAAGGTGTAGAACCACAAACCGAGAAATTGGTGGAAGTTTGTAGAATGAGAAAAATTCCGATGTTGGTTTTTATCAACAAGTTGGATAGAGAAGGAAAAGATGCCTTCGATTTATTAGACGAAGTTGAGCAAAAATTAGGTTTAACTGTTACCCCAATGAGTTTTCCTATAGGAATGGGATATGATTTTAAAGGAATCTATAATATTTGGGAAAAGAAATTAAATCTTTTTTCTGGTGATAATAAAACTTCTATTTCTGAAGGTGTTGAGTTTGATGATTTATCAAACCCAGAACTAGATACTATCGTTGGTAAAAAAGCAGCCGATACTTTACGTGAAGAAATAGAATTGATTAGTGAAGTGTATCCAGAATTTAATCGAAATGATTATTTAGAAGGAAATTTACAACCTGTATTTTTTGGTTCTGCTTTAAATAATTTTGGTGTAAAAGAATTATTAGATGCATTTATTAACATTGCTCCTGCTCCACAGCCTAAAAAAGCTGAAGAGCGTTTAGTAGATTCTAAAGAGAAAAAAATGACTGGTTTTGTGTTTAAAATCCATGCAAACATGGATCCAAAGCATAGAGATAGACTTGCTTTTATTAAAATTGTATCGGGAACTTTTAAAAGAAATGCGCCTTATTTACATGTTAGAAATGGCAAAAAAGTAAAATTTTCTAGTCCGAATGCATTCTTTGCAGAGAAAAAAGAAATTGTAGAAGAATCTTTTCCTGGAGATATTGTAGGAATTCATGACACTGGTAACTTTAAGATTGGAGATACTTTAACTGAAGGAGAAGAGTTGAATTTTAAAGGAATTCCTAGTTTTTCTCCAGAACATTTCCGTTACGTAAATAACGCAGACCCAATGAAATCTAAACAATTATATAAAGGTTTAGATCAATTAATGGACGAAGGTGTAGCACAGCTATTTACTTTAGACATGAATGGTAGAAAAGTAATTGGAACTGTTGGTGCGTTACAATACGAGGTTATTCAATACAGACTAGAACACGAATATGGAGCAAAATGTTCTTACGAAAATTTAAGTGTTCACAAAGCATGTTGGGTAGAACCAGAAGATATAAAGAACGATGAATTTAAAGAATTTAAACGTGTTAAGCAACGTTATTTAGCAAAGGACAAACAAGGTCAGTTGGTATTTTTAGCCGATTCTGAATTTACCATACAAATGACACAAAGTAAATATCCAACCGTAAAGTTGCATTTTACAAGTGAATTTAAAAAATAA
- a CDS encoding peptidylprolyl isomerase, translated as MKIFLKAFFIVAIIAFYQCKDEKKPVEKQTNKNKLEEKVVKAWDSLNSENTEAFLTEFGKQNPETIVEITTDFGKIKLRLFEDVPIHRANFIFLTKIKYFNTTVFYRIAKNFVLQGGNSDEMYTQRERRKYGNYLLEPEFRNNRKHKYGALAAARQWDNNPNKLSSPFEFYIVQSKRGAHHLDNEHTVFGEVISGFDTMTKMSKVEVGVDEWPVDDVKMHIEIIE; from the coding sequence ATGAAAATTTTCTTAAAAGCCTTTTTTATAGTTGCCATAATTGCATTTTATCAATGTAAAGATGAAAAGAAACCTGTAGAAAAACAAACCAATAAAAATAAACTAGAAGAGAAGGTTGTAAAAGCTTGGGATAGTCTAAATAGTGAAAACACAGAGGCTTTTTTAACCGAATTCGGCAAACAAAACCCAGAAACCATTGTAGAAATTACAACCGATTTTGGCAAAATAAAATTGCGTTTATTTGAGGATGTGCCTATTCATAGAGCAAATTTTATCTTCTTAACCAAAATAAAATATTTTAACACTACTGTTTTTTATAGAATTGCTAAAAACTTTGTGTTACAAGGTGGTAATTCTGATGAAATGTACACCCAAAGAGAACGCAGAAAATACGGGAACTATCTGTTAGAACCGGAATTTAGAAATAACAGAAAACATAAATATGGTGCATTGGCTGCTGCCAGACAATGGGACAATAATCCTAATAAATTATCAAGTCCTTTTGAGTTTTATATCGTTCAGAGTAAGAGAGGTGCTCATCATTTAGATAATGAACATACTGTTTTTGGCGAAGTTATTTCTGGTTTTGATACCATGACAAAAATGTCTAAAGTTGAAGTTGGCGTAGATGAATGGCCTGTTGATGATGTAAAAATGCACATCGAAATTATAGAATAA
- the idi gene encoding isopentenyl-diphosphate Delta-isomerase codes for MEEQVVLVDEKDNPVGLMAKMEAHEKALLHRAFSVFVFNDKGELMLQQRAAHKYHSPLLWTNTCCSHQRDGETNLAAGKRRLMEEMGFVTEIKEVFSFMYKAPFDNGLTEHEFDHVMVGYYNDAPKINKEEVEAYKWMTLLDVKKDMENNPKEYTEWFKIIFDKSFEKLKNA; via the coding sequence ATGGAAGAACAAGTAGTTTTAGTAGATGAAAAAGACAACCCAGTTGGGTTGATGGCAAAAATGGAAGCACATGAAAAAGCATTATTGCATAGAGCTTTCTCAGTTTTTGTTTTTAATGATAAAGGAGAATTAATGCTGCAACAAAGAGCTGCACATAAATATCATTCGCCTTTATTATGGACAAATACCTGTTGTTCTCATCAAAGAGATGGAGAAACAAATTTAGCTGCAGGTAAAAGAAGATTAATGGAAGAAATGGGGTTTGTTACGGAAATAAAAGAAGTTTTTTCGTTTATGTACAAAGCACCTTTTGATAATGGTTTAACAGAGCATGAATTTGATCATGTGATGGTTGGTTATTATAATGATGCTCCCAAAATAAATAAAGAAGAAGTAGAAGCTTATAAGTGGATGACTTTACTTGATGTTAAAAAAGACATGGAGAACAATCCGAAAGAATATACAGAGTGGTTTAAAATTATTTTTGATAAATCTTTTGAAAAATTAAAAAATGCCTAA
- a CDS encoding 6-carboxytetrahydropterin synthase translates to MPKVKVYRRAHFNAAHRLFNSEWSDEKNAEVFGKCSNPNYHGHNYEMIVALFGEVDPITGFVYDLGLLRELIKEEIEEPFDHKNLNIEVPEFKNLNPTAENISIIIYNKLRAHIPANLEIEVTLYETRRNFVRYSGE, encoded by the coding sequence ATGCCTAAAGTAAAAGTTTATAGAAGAGCACATTTTAATGCGGCACACAGACTGTTTAATTCAGAGTGGTCGGATGAGAAAAATGCAGAAGTATTTGGTAAATGCAGCAACCCAAATTACCATGGTCATAATTACGAAATGATTGTGGCTTTGTTTGGTGAAGTAGACCCTATTACTGGTTTTGTATATGATTTAGGTTTGTTAAGAGAATTGATTAAAGAGGAAATAGAAGAGCCTTTTGATCATAAAAATTTAAATATTGAAGTTCCAGAATTTAAAAACTTAAATCCAACAGCAGAAAACATCTCAATAATTATTTATAACAAATTAAGAGCTCATATACCAGCAAACTTAGAAATAGAAGTAACTTTATACGAAACACGAAGAAACTTTGTGCGTTATTCTGGAGAGTAA
- the kdsB gene encoding 3-deoxy-manno-octulosonate cytidylyltransferase, with protein MKIIAMIPARYSASRFPGKLMKDLGGKPVILRTYEAALHTNLFDDVFIVTDSDVIFETIEKAGGKAIMSTKEHECGSDRIAEAVENIEADIVINVQGDEPFIDEVSLSKLIDVFKKDDKKEIDLASLKVQITNKEDIENPNNVKVITDVDNLAIYFSRSVIPFHRDKDIAVKYYKHKGVYAFRKQALIDFYNTPMTPLEAAEKIEAIRYQEIGKKIKMVETDVEAVGIDTPEDLEKAIQFLKL; from the coding sequence ATGAAAATAATTGCCATGATTCCTGCACGATATAGTGCATCTCGTTTCCCAGGAAAGTTAATGAAAGATTTAGGAGGGAAACCTGTTATTTTAAGAACGTATGAAGCCGCTTTGCATACCAATTTATTTGATGATGTTTTTATTGTAACAGATTCTGATGTTATTTTTGAAACCATAGAAAAAGCAGGCGGAAAAGCAATTATGAGTACCAAAGAACACGAATGTGGTTCTGATAGAATTGCCGAAGCAGTAGAAAATATTGAAGCAGATATTGTAATTAATGTTCAGGGAGATGAACCTTTTATTGATGAAGTTTCATTATCTAAATTAATTGATGTCTTTAAAAAAGACGATAAAAAAGAGATAGATTTAGCTTCTTTAAAAGTACAAATTACCAATAAAGAAGATATAGAAAACCCTAATAATGTTAAGGTAATTACCGATGTAGATAATTTGGCAATTTATTTTTCTAGAAGTGTAATTCCGTTTCATAGAGATAAAGACATTGCTGTTAAGTATTATAAACACAAAGGCGTGTATGCTTTTAGAAAGCAAGCATTAATAGATTTTTACAATACGCCAATGACACCATTGGAAGCTGCAGAAAAAATAGAAGCCATTAGATACCAGGAAATTGGTAAAAAGATTAAAATGGTAGAAACGGATGTAGAAGCTGTAGGCATAGACACTCCGGAAGATTTAGAAAAAGCTATTCAATTTTTAAAATTATAA
- a CDS encoding HAD family hydrolase, translating to MKISNNIKVIAFDADDTLWVNETYFRDAEHQFAKLLAKYETENKIDQELFKKEIKNLVYYGYGVKGFILSMVECALELSNYNVNQKTIAAILDIGKEMLDKPIELLDGVEEVLQSLQGKYKLIVATKGDLLDQERKLEKSNLLKYFHHIEVMSDKKAKDYKKLIKHLDIKPSEFLMIGNSLKSDVLPLVALGASAIHVPFHTTWVHEEVSDQEKSDSEYKTVTNIKDIVPFL from the coding sequence ATGAAAATAAGTAACAACATAAAGGTAATTGCTTTTGATGCGGATGATACTTTGTGGGTAAACGAAACTTATTTTAGAGATGCAGAACATCAATTTGCAAAATTATTAGCAAAGTACGAGACCGAAAATAAAATAGACCAAGAGCTTTTTAAGAAAGAAATTAAAAACTTAGTATATTATGGTTATGGTGTAAAAGGTTTTATTTTATCGATGGTAGAATGTGCTTTAGAGCTTTCTAATTATAACGTGAATCAAAAAACAATAGCCGCAATTTTAGACATCGGTAAAGAGATGTTAGATAAACCTATAGAGTTGCTAGATGGAGTAGAAGAGGTGTTGCAATCTCTTCAAGGAAAATATAAGTTAATTGTTGCTACCAAAGGAGATTTGTTAGATCAAGAAAGAAAGCTAGAGAAATCTAATTTGCTAAAATATTTTCATCACATAGAAGTGATGAGTGATAAGAAGGCGAAAGATTATAAGAAATTAATAAAGCACTTAGATATCAAGCCATCAGAATTTTTAATGATTGGCAATTCGTTAAAATCAGATGTTTTACCATTAGTTGCTTTAGGTGCATCTGCAATTCATGTTCCGTTTCATACCACTTGGGTTCATGAAGAAGTGAGTGATCAAGAAAAATCTGATTCAGAGTACAAAACAGTTACTAACATTAAAGACATCGTTCCCTTTTTATGA
- a CDS encoding chloramphenicol acetyltransferase codes for MKYLNIENWNRKQHYEHFRNLEDPFFGVTVNVDVTTLYKRSKLEKKSFFAMYLHACLVALNSIENFKYRIQEDKVFICDTIHASATIAREDHTFGFSFIHYAEDLEIFNKNFLEEKERILNSTDLFPPIVSDSCIYCSALPWFTFTSQKEPVSGVKNESIPKLSFGKTYQENDRIMMPVAIAANHALVDGYHIGLFFEEYQKQLDKNT; via the coding sequence ATGAAGTATTTAAATATTGAAAACTGGAATAGGAAACAACATTACGAACATTTTAGAAATTTAGAAGATCCTTTTTTTGGAGTAACGGTTAATGTTGATGTTACTACGTTATACAAAAGGTCAAAATTGGAAAAGAAATCTTTCTTTGCCATGTATTTGCATGCTTGTTTGGTAGCGTTAAACAGCATAGAGAATTTTAAATACAGAATACAAGAAGATAAAGTTTTTATTTGCGATACGATTCATGCTTCGGCAACCATTGCAAGAGAAGACCATACTTTTGGGTTTTCTTTTATTCATTATGCAGAAGATTTAGAAATATTCAATAAGAACTTTTTAGAGGAGAAAGAACGAATTTTAAATTCTACAGATTTATTTCCTCCAATAGTATCAGATAGTTGTATTTATTGTTCGGCTTTGCCTTGGTTTACATTTACGAGTCAAAAAGAACCTGTTTCTGGAGTTAAAAATGAAAGTATACCAAAGTTATCTTTTGGTAAAACTTATCAAGAAAACGATAGAATAATGATGCCTGTAGCTATTGCTGCAAACCATGCATTAGTAGACGGATATCATATTGGTTTATTTTTTGAAGAATATCAGAAACAATTAGATAAAAACACCTAA
- a CDS encoding sensor of ECF-type sigma factor — MKKIITLICITLFCTLTLSAQDKQGSKEKIKALKISYLTEQLNLSPSEAEKFWPIYNTYSKEQYSLRNILRSEIKRAMIEGDINSVSEKEAEKLIALKLDTDQKIYESQNDFINNVKKVISYKKIVKLQLAEMEFGRKLMSKYKHRRSESKN, encoded by the coding sequence ATGAAAAAAATTATAACTCTTATTTGCATTACCCTTTTTTGTACTCTTACCTTGTCTGCTCAAGATAAGCAAGGAAGTAAAGAGAAAATTAAAGCTCTAAAAATATCTTATTTAACAGAACAATTAAATTTATCTCCTAGCGAAGCTGAAAAGTTTTGGCCTATTTACAACACCTATAGTAAAGAACAGTATAGTTTAAGAAACATACTAAGGTCAGAAATTAAAAGAGCTATGATAGAAGGAGATATTAACTCGGTTTCTGAAAAAGAGGCAGAAAAATTAATAGCTTTAAAACTAGACACAGATCAAAAAATTTATGAATCTCAAAATGATTTTATAAATAACGTAAAAAAAGTAATTTCTTATAAAAAGATTGTTAAACTACAGTTAGCAGAAATGGAGTTTGGCAGAAAACTAATGAGTAAATACAAACATAGGAGATCAGAATCTAAAAATTAA
- a CDS encoding RNA polymerase sigma factor, protein MTDETILIEQLKNVQTKDKAFRELITLYKERLYWHIRKIVISHDDADDVLQNTFIKVFKNIDKFNQESKLFSWMYRIATNESITFINKRAKKRSLDITDYQQELASTLASDDFYTGDEIQIILQKAVATLPQKQQLVFNMKYFDEIKYDQMSEILETSVGALKASYFHAVKKIELYIKKETN, encoded by the coding sequence TTGACAGACGAAACTATTTTAATAGAACAATTAAAAAATGTTCAGACTAAAGACAAAGCATTTAGAGAGCTTATAACTCTCTATAAAGAACGCTTGTATTGGCATATCCGTAAAATTGTGATTTCTCATGATGATGCAGATGATGTTTTACAAAATACGTTTATTAAGGTTTTTAAAAATATAGATAAGTTTAACCAAGAGAGTAAGTTATTTTCTTGGATGTACAGAATTGCAACCAATGAATCTATCACTTTTATAAACAAAAGAGCTAAAAAACGAAGTTTAGACATTACTGATTACCAACAAGAATTAGCATCTACTCTAGCGAGTGATGATTTTTATACAGGTGATGAAATTCAAATTATTTTACAAAAAGCAGTTGCAACATTACCACAAAAGCAACAACTTGTTTTTAACATGAAATATTTTGATGAAATAAAATATGATCAAATGTCTGAAATTTTAGAAACCTCTGTTGGAGCTTTAAAAGCTTCTTATTTTCACGCAGTTAAGAAAATTGAACTTTATATAAAAAAAGAAACCAATTAA
- a CDS encoding TonB-dependent receptor produces the protein MAISLKGDQEISSVPTIKSKALRINLNRDIYGTFAEIGAGQETARNFFRSGAASGTIAKAMSAYDKDFSDAIYGVEEDNRYVTQPRLKKMLGHEIDLMEDRLSRQKHPDKLFFSYANTVTTIDFAKQFKGHGWVGIRFQLDPLEGYNEIVLHLRFKETDARLQQETLGILGVNLIYGAFYLNDNPKDLVKSFYDNLSNDQLEIDMINFAGPRFMYVDNRLMSLQLLKNGMTNAVMFGPDGNNLLPAQVLYKKNILALRGSFRPVTKVNMDMYEKSKKIFLSENKVEESKTQVIFEITLSNLTSEGKINERDFLDRAELLCSLGQNVMITSFQQYFKLVEYFSEFTKERMGLTMGGQNLIELFDEKYYRNLSGGILEAFGKLFYRDLKVYTYPYHDTKSDEYITIEKLKVHPRMKELYKFFKNNGKLVNIDDFDKDILDIFSRTILKMILNGEKGWEEMLPEGISDTIKQKRLFGYSRTRVRK, from the coding sequence ATGGCAATATCTTTAAAAGGAGATCAAGAGATTAGTAGTGTTCCTACAATTAAAAGCAAAGCGCTAAGAATTAATTTAAATAGAGATATTTACGGAACTTTTGCTGAGATTGGCGCAGGACAAGAAACTGCTCGTAACTTTTTTAGATCTGGAGCTGCTTCAGGAACAATAGCAAAAGCAATGAGTGCTTATGATAAAGATTTTTCTGATGCTATTTATGGCGTGGAAGAAGACAATCGTTATGTAACACAGCCGCGTTTAAAAAAAATGTTAGGTCACGAAATCGATTTAATGGAAGATCGATTAAGCAGACAAAAACATCCAGATAAATTATTCTTTAGTTACGCCAACACAGTAACTACTATAGATTTTGCAAAACAATTTAAAGGACACGGTTGGGTAGGAATTCGTTTTCAACTAGATCCTTTAGAGGGCTACAATGAAATTGTTTTACACTTACGATTTAAAGAAACGGATGCTCGTTTACAGCAAGAAACCTTAGGTATTTTAGGTGTAAATCTAATTTATGGTGCTTTTTATCTGAATGATAATCCTAAAGATTTAGTAAAATCTTTTTACGACAACTTAAGTAATGACCAGTTAGAAATTGATATGATTAATTTTGCTGGACCTCGTTTTATGTATGTAGACAACCGTTTAATGAGTTTACAATTGCTGAAAAATGGTATGACAAATGCCGTTATGTTCGGCCCTGACGGAAATAACTTATTACCAGCACAAGTTTTATATAAGAAAAACATTTTAGCTTTACGTGGAAGTTTTAGACCTGTTACTAAGGTAAATATGGACATGTATGAAAAGTCTAAAAAAATATTTTTATCAGAAAATAAAGTAGAAGAAAGTAAAACTCAAGTAATTTTCGAGATTACCCTAAGTAACCTAACTTCTGAAGGTAAAATTAATGAAAGAGATTTCTTAGACAGGGCAGAATTACTTTGCTCTCTAGGACAAAATGTAATGATTACAAGCTTTCAACAGTACTTTAAATTGGTAGAATATTTTAGTGAATTTACCAAAGAAAGAATGGGCTTAACCATGGGAGGTCAAAATCTTATAGAACTTTTTGATGAGAAATATTACCGTAATTTAAGTGGAGGAATCTTAGAAGCTTTTGGTAAATTATTTTACAGAGACTTAAAAGTATATACCTATCCTTATCATGATACGAAATCTGACGAGTACATTACAATAGAAAAACTTAAGGTTCACCCAAGAATGAAAGAACTATACAAGTTCTTTAAAAACAACGGAAAACTGGTTAATATTGATGATTTTGACAAAGATATCTTAGATATTTTTTCTCGTACTATCTTAAAAATGATTTTAAACGGAGAAAAAGGTTGGGAAGAAATGTTACCTGAAGGAATTTCTGATACTATAAAGCAAAAAAGACTTTTTGGTTACTCTAGAACAAGAGTTAGAAAATAA
- a CDS encoding MBL fold metallo-hydrolase produces the protein MNFTKKQLNITFLGTGTSQGIPMIASNDPVCLSKNLKDKRLRSSVLISWDHVSYTIDCGLDFRQQMLRENVQSLNGVFFTHEHADHIGGLDDLRAFCYQIGEMPIYLLERTLLSLEKRFDYIFSVENRYPGAPSVLPKLVDKTSFNVEGVEVTPIEVLHGKLPIVAYRFGDFAYLTDVKTVSDEEKLKLKDLDVLVINALRIEEHPTHFNLQEALDFIAEIKPKKAYLTHISHKLGFHDAVSKMLPKNVFLAYDGLKITV, from the coding sequence ATGAACTTTACTAAGAAACAACTGAATATTACTTTTTTAGGAACAGGTACTTCACAGGGAATTCCGATGATTGCTAGTAACGACCCTGTTTGTTTGTCTAAAAACTTAAAAGACAAGCGTTTGCGGTCTTCTGTTTTAATCTCTTGGGACCATGTTTCTTATACTATAGATTGCGGTTTAGACTTTAGACAGCAAATGTTAAGAGAGAATGTACAATCTTTAAATGGTGTCTTTTTTACGCATGAACATGCAGATCATATTGGTGGTTTAGATGATTTAAGAGCTTTTTGTTATCAAATCGGGGAAATGCCAATTTATTTATTGGAAAGAACCTTACTAAGTTTAGAAAAAAGATTTGATTATATTTTTAGTGTAGAAAATAGGTATCCTGGTGCGCCGAGTGTATTGCCAAAGTTGGTAGATAAAACAAGTTTTAATGTAGAAGGAGTAGAGGTAACTCCTATAGAAGTTTTGCATGGAAAATTACCTATTGTTGCATACAGGTTTGGAGATTTTGCCTATTTAACAGATGTGAAAACGGTTTCTGATGAAGAGAAGTTGAAATTGAAAGATTTAGATGTTTTGGTAATAAACGCATTAAGAATAGAAGAGCATCCTACTCACTTTAACTTACAAGAAGCCTTAGATTTTATTGCAGAAATAAAACCTAAAAAAGCCTACTTAACGCATATTAGTCATAAACTAGGTTTTCATGATGCGGTATCTAAAATGTTACCAAAAAACGTGTTTTTAGCCTATGATGGTTTAAAAATAACAGTTTAA
- a CDS encoding cell envelope biogenesis protein OmpA, translating into MPADNNKDNRFELLRELLLADDREKFDSLSEEIILREKLSKRVAPLVDEKITDLRNNFSRDFGGTITETIKVQIRDSQDEVVEALYPIMGKMVKKFIVAEITKLSDSINETVKEKFSIQQILKRFFKGKRNDAGIVLEGVFEFVIEEVFIIEKESGLLSGNYSRGNIADKDMISGMLTAIKSFAEDAFSKEGQDLENIKFETFQLSIKNFKTIYIAIATSGVITEEHAEELSDNINNLSEIILRDRSYLSDEERLNNLILNELIKE; encoded by the coding sequence ATGCCTGCAGATAACAATAAAGACAATCGTTTTGAGTTGCTCAGAGAACTTTTATTAGCTGATGATAGAGAGAAATTTGATTCTCTTAGTGAAGAAATTATCCTTAGAGAAAAATTGTCTAAAAGAGTTGCACCTCTTGTAGATGAAAAAATTACGGACTTACGTAATAATTTTTCAAGAGATTTTGGAGGCACCATTACAGAAACGATAAAAGTTCAAATAAGAGACTCTCAAGATGAAGTTGTAGAAGCCTTATACCCAATTATGGGTAAAATGGTTAAGAAATTTATTGTTGCAGAAATTACTAAATTATCAGACAGTATTAATGAAACTGTTAAAGAAAAATTCTCTATTCAACAAATTCTTAAAAGATTTTTTAAAGGAAAAAGAAATGATGCTGGTATTGTTTTAGAAGGGGTTTTTGAATTTGTTATAGAAGAAGTTTTTATCATAGAAAAAGAATCTGGTTTACTTTCTGGAAATTATTCTAGAGGAAATATTGCAGATAAGGATATGATTTCTGGCATGTTAACAGCTATTAAGTCTTTTGCTGAAGATGCCTTTTCTAAAGAAGGTCAGGATTTAGAAAATATAAAGTTTGAAACTTTTCAGCTTTCTATAAAAAACTTTAAAACTATTTATATTGCCATTGCAACTTCTGGGGTTATTACAGAAGAGCATGCAGAAGAATTGTCTGACAATATAAATAACTTATCAGAAATTATTTTAAGAGATCGTTCTTATTTATCGGATGAAGAGCGTTTGAATAATTTAATTTTAAACGAATTGATTAAAGAGTAA
- a CDS encoding Rab family GTPase gives MIAKKVLLVGNFGVGKTSLIRRFVLNEFSEDYISTIGVRVSKKIVEYKNETIKLMIWDVAGTSGNDKIPKAYFLGSNAAMFVFDVSREETYLTIDENLNMVKELSGLQNIIVVGNKKDLLSAEELENVVQKVSVHIDLITSAKEDENVEDAFMKLTTLALK, from the coding sequence ATGATTGCAAAAAAAGTACTACTCGTTGGTAATTTTGGTGTTGGTAAAACATCATTAATTAGACGGTTTGTTTTAAATGAGTTTTCTGAAGATTACATTAGTACAATTGGAGTTAGAGTGAGTAAAAAAATAGTGGAATATAAAAATGAAACTATTAAATTGATGATTTGGGATGTTGCAGGTACAAGTGGCAATGATAAAATACCCAAAGCTTATTTTTTAGGGTCTAATGCGGCAATGTTTGTGTTTGATGTAAGCAGAGAGGAAACCTATTTAACTATAGACGAGAATCTAAATATGGTTAAAGAATTATCTGGCTTGCAAAACATAATAGTGGTTGGTAACAAAAAAGATTTACTTTCTGCAGAAGAATTAGAAAATGTAGTACAGAAAGTTTCTGTACATATAGATTTAATTACCAGTGCCAAAGAAGATGAAAATGTTGAAGATGCTTTTATGAAATTAACTACATTAGCTTTAAAATAA